DNA sequence from the Gordonia polyisoprenivorans genome:
ACGATCTCCTCGACGAAGTTGCCGGCATCGATCGCCGCGATCGCGCGCTCGTGTGAGCGCGCGGCCCACTGGTCCTGCTCCAGGCGGCTGAGGCCGGCGATGCGGGCGGTGTTCCAGCCGACGGTGATCGACATGTCGAGGTTCGGCGCCTCAGGGGTCGCCGGGTGGCTCGGGGCGCCCCACGCGTCGTAGTCGGTGGTGCCCGGCACGCGACGCTCGCTGCGGGGCATGAGCGAGGTGGTGTGCACACCGCCCGCGATGACGACTCGGTCCATGCCGGAGCGGATCGACCCGGCGGCGGACTGGACAGCGGTCAATGAGCCGGCGCAGTGCCGACCGACCGACGCGCCGGCGGCATTGATCAGGCCGGCCTCGATGGCGGCGTGGCGGGCGACCGCGCCGCCGCCGTACCCGGACTCGGCCATGATGACATCGTCGATCAGCTCCGGGTCGAGCGCGGAGCGCTCGACGTTGGCGCCGACGACGACGCGCGCCATCTCCTCAGGGGTGGTCTCGGTCAGCGTTCCCTTGTAAGCGGTGCCGACGGCTGTCCTGGCGCCGGCGACGATCACAGCTTCGGTCATGGAGTGCTCCTGGGTCGTTGGTGTGGCGTGTCATGGGGGTGGTTGCGCCGGTTAGCGGCTTTTCCATACCGGGGCGCGCTTCTCGGTGAAGGCGGTGGCGCCCTCGCGAGCGTCCTCGGAAGCGAAGACGGGCATCATGATCGGGCCCTGTTTCTCGAAGCCCTCCTCGATCGTCCAGTCGAGCGCCTTGCTGACGATCTCCTTCGTCGCTGCCACCGCCAGCGGGCCGTTGGCAGCGATTCGGTCGGCGAGCGCACGGGCGCCGGCGAGCGCGCCACCGGGCTCGGTGAGTTCGTTGACAAGGCCATACCGGTGCGCCTGCTCGGCCGTCAGCGGATCACCGGTCAGCGCGATCTCCATCGCGATCGCCGACGGGATGCGGCGGGGGAGGCGCAGGAGGCCGCCGCCGCCCGCGACCAGGGAGCGCTTCACCTCGGGGATGCCGAACTTCGCCTCGTCGGTGGCGACGATCAGGTCGCACGCGAGCGCGATCTCGCAGCCGCCGGCCAGGGCCCAGCCCTCCACTGCCGCGATGAGCGGCTTGCACGGCGGTTGGAGGGTGATGCCGGCCAGGCCGCGAGGGTGTTCTAGGTCCTCGCCGGCGAGGAACGCCCGCAGGTCCATGCCGGCGGAGAAGGTGCCACCGGCTCCCGTCAGTATGCCGACGGTCAGGTCGGCGCGGGCCTCGAGCTCCTCAATTGCCGCGGCGACCCCGTCGGTCACCGCGCGGTTGATCGCGTTCTTCGCGCTGGGGCGGTTGATCGTGATGATGATGGTGGAGCCCGCGTACTCGACCAGAACCTCGTCCGACATCTTCTTCCCTTCGGCTTAAACAGTTAGATTATCATACCGAAAACAGGGTTCGGGTGGTACCAACACCGTCCTGGGGCCGCGTCGGGCGTGCTGACGGAGAGCTCCGCTGTGGTGAAT
Encoded proteins:
- a CDS encoding thiolase family protein; this encodes MTEAVIVAGARTAVGTAYKGTLTETTPEEMARVVVGANVERSALDPELIDDVIMAESGYGGGAVARHAAIEAGLINAAGASVGRHCAGSLTAVQSAAGSIRSGMDRVVIAGGVHTTSLMPRSERRVPGTTDYDAWGAPSHPATPEAPNLDMSITVGWNTARIAGLSRLEQDQWAARSHERAIAAIDAGNFVEEIVAIDALRPDGSTVRFEVDEHPRRQTSLEKLAGLKVIHPEIEGFSVTAGNSSGLNDAASAVTVVSSDVAAAEKLDAMATVLSWANVGINPERTGFAVVDVIPKALQRAGLSIADIALWEINEAFASVPVAACKQLEINDEIVNTSGSGCSIGHPVAASGTRMLNTLVRDLRRRGGGYGVAAMCAGGGQAGALVVRV
- a CDS encoding crotonase/enoyl-CoA hydratase family protein — encoded protein: MSDEVLVEYAGSTIIITINRPSAKNAINRAVTDGVAAAIEELEARADLTVGILTGAGGTFSAGMDLRAFLAGEDLEHPRGLAGITLQPPCKPLIAAVEGWALAGGCEIALACDLIVATDEAKFGIPEVKRSLVAGGGGLLRLPRRIPSAIAMEIALTGDPLTAEQAHRYGLVNELTEPGGALAGARALADRIAANGPLAVAATKEIVSKALDWTIEEGFEKQGPIMMPVFASEDAREGATAFTEKRAPVWKSR